CGTAGGGACGGCATCTATGTAGAAATGGGAATCAAAGCAAGATAAAGCCCCGTAGGGGCGGCATTTGTAGGGACATTCCCGCAAAATACCGCCAAAAATCCCTAAATTGACAGTTATGGTGCGGTTTCCAACCGCACAGGATAAATATGTGAGGATGAAGCATAACTTTTGTAGGAGGGCAATTTATTGCCCGTTAGCAGACATTTAGAACGTGCGATGAATCACACTACTACAAACTTAAGGGCAGCAGTCGGGATTCGGAAGTCCTTCCTACAAGACGAATTTATGTTAGACCGCACGAATCCTTAAGCACGCTCGAATTGACCCAAAACCTGCCTGAAACGAAGTGGAAGGCAGTCCAGGAGCTCATAATTAAAAAAATGAAGATTGGAATTATTGGCTGTGGCACAATCAGCGGTGCCTACTTTGAAGGGTCCCGAAAAACTGACATCTTAGAAATCAAAGCCTGTGCAGACCTTCGAATGGAAGCCGCACAAACGCAAGCTGAAAGATACAACTGTCACGCATGCACCGTCGATGAATTGCTCGTAGATAGTGAGATAGAACTCGTCGTGAATCTCACCATCCCGAGAGCGCATGTAGATGTTGGACTCCAAGTCTTGGAAGCAGGCAAACACGTCTACAGCGAAAAACCGCTTGGCGTGGACATCGAAAGCGGAAAGCAGCTTATTGACACTGCAGCAGAAAAAGGGCTCCGCGTCGGTTCCGCACCCGATACCTTTCTCGGCGCGGGAATCCAGACATCGCGACAGGCGTTGGATGCGGGGAAAATTGGGAGACCCATCGCTGGCAGTGCGTTCATGTGTGGACACGGACCGGAAGGCTGGCACCCGAATCCTGCTTTCTTTTACGACATCGGCGGCGGACCGATGCTGGACATGGGACCATACTACGTGACGGCACTCGTCAACATCCTCGGTCCCGTCAAGCGCGTCGCAGCGATTACGACAAAGGGATTTGAGGAGCGAATTGCAACGAGTCAAGCATTGAATGGCATGCGTATCCCCGTCAACATCACAACGCATCTGACAGGCGTGATGGAGTTTGAAAATGGGACAATTGTCACGACAATCATGAGTTTTGATATGTGGCGACAGAGTTTGCCTTGTATTGAAATCTATGGTGAGACCGGCTCAATGACAGTCCCCGATCCAAATGGATTCGGCGGACCCGTAAATGTTTGTCCCGCGGGTGGCGATTGGGAAGAGCAGGAAATCCATTTCCCGAACAACGCTCGGATGATTGGAGTTATCGATATGGTGTCCGCAATCCGTTCAGGACGCACACACCGCGCAAATGGCGCATTGGCATACCATGTACTTGAAGTCATGCTCGCCTTCGATAAATCCTCCGAAACCGGTGAACACGTCATCATCAAAAGCACAACAGAACGTCCTAATCCTGTCCCACTCGGTTTAAAAGAATGGGAAATAGATTAGATTTTTAGTTGCTGGTTGTCAGTACTCAGTTGTCAGTTAAAGAGAGGTTCTTTGACCAAGACACCTCTTAACTGATAACTAATAACTGAAAGATTTTTCGCAGAAAAATCGTACTGAAAACTAATTCCTACAAATTAATCGTTATATACGTCTCCACTCGGAACAGAATCGCCACTGTGCCCCAGAAGGTCGTTACGACGAATTCACCCAACACCAAACCGAGGAAGAAAGGTGCTGCCCTCCGAAAACCACCGATCCCGCCATGCTTCGTAATAATCCATTTCAGGATGAAACTCACAAGGAGCGAAAACCAGAAGAAATTCATCGTGAAGGTGCTGGTAACGGCATAACCCGCTGGATGGAACGGCATCCACATCCACCGTCCGCGTAGGAACGCCAAGAGCACAGCGACAACTGTCCCAACACTGACCGCACTCAGCACTGCGGTATCGGGACCCGCCGGTTGCACGAGCCGTCTACCGAGTCGACTGAAGGTCTCCCTGCCTGCCCACGCTGTATAAACACCGTCCTGATAAGAGACGTGCAGATATGCCCAAATCGTCGCGACAATACTCACACCGATAGCAACAATCACCGCCCTTGCGAAGGTCTTGTTTTCGATGCTGGCACGCTCGGCTATTTTCAATCCCTCAAGATGGTGTGGCATCAACAGGCAATCGTACGCACGATTGAAAAAATAGAGATACGCCAACCCTGTCAGATTGCTCGCACCGAGCTGTTTCGCCCCAAAAACCGAATACATCATCCTGTCAGGACCGGCGTAATGCTGGTCGTGAACGGGTGAACCGAGTTCGGCACGCATTCGCGTAATCCCCGTCGCCAACCCGAAGAAAAGTCCAAAGAAGGTCGCGATCACCCACAACGACATCCCGAGCTTGTAGCAGAACCCGACAAGGAACACCACACTCAACACCATCCATACCACGGCTGCACGGTAAGAAATCGGTTCGTCCGTGTCTGTGAATGAAGATTGCATACCAAACAACCGACGAAGCACTTGTGTCAAGTATCGGCGCGCACTCCACACCGCAATGATACCGATACCGATATAGGCACCGAAGGATTGCTCCGCCGCATACGGGAAGGGTGCCGACAAACCAACCGCACTGCCTAATACACGGAGTGCTTGCCAATACAGATAAAAGAACCAACAGGAAAACGACAACTCCAACGGCATGAAAAACGCCAAGCCAACGGCAAATGGATAAATGCCAATCGGGAACCACGTGATTGCGTTCCACGGACGGACGGTAAAGAAATCGGCGATGTCATAAGCGCGGATACCGCTCAGTCGCGGCACCTGTGGGAACAGGTAATTAACTCCGTTGAGGAGGTCAATGCCAGCGGCAACTGCAAATCCGATCCACATCGCTTTGCTACGGAAAAACCCGCTCCTCGGATTCGCCATCGCCAACGGCAATTGGATCAACGGATAACTCAACTTCTCATTCTCGGTCCACTGCCTTCGGAAAATGAAGTTGATACTGAGCATCACCGAAAACAGCGCGGCGAGAAAGAGTCCCCACCACAACAACGGGATGCTCCATGCCACCAAGTGTGGATAAAACGTGGAACCACCGTCGAAAAAATTAGCAAGCCCGCGCTTATCGGTCACCGATGTCCATGACGGGATATAGTGCCAGAACAAGGATTGCCAATCGTTCTCCGGTGTCGCGTAGGCGAAAGCGTAACTAATAATCGGAAGGAGAATCTGTACGCACATGTGCCCACCGATAGCCGTCGAGAGGCACAGCATCACATAAATTGTTAGGAGTTCAGCGGTGGAAAGAGATAGTTGCGGCGAGACTTTTTTCGTGAAGCGGTTTACGATTGTCAGTGCGAAGAGCAGCGTGATCGTGTTATAGAGCAGGGAGATCATCGACATGTGCGCGATGTCCCAGCGCAGTCCCATCATCTGCCACATCGCATTCATCGGAATCAGCAATAGCCCGATGCAAACCGCTTTCAAACTGAGAGGAGAGCGTTGATGTTTCACGCAGAGTAGTTATCAGTATTCAGTTGCCAGTTATCAGTTAATCGTCTGAATCTGGATTTTCAAGATTAGAGGATTTACAGGATTACATCCGTCTCACGTTTCAACCTCCAAGGTTTTGTATAAAACCGCTTGACCCACCGCTGGCGAGGATTGTATCCTCGCCTCTTTCGTTTTGACCCACCGCTGGCGAGGATTGTATCCTCGCCTCTTTCGTTTTGACCCACCGCTGGCGAGGATTGTATCCTCGCCTCTTTCGTTTTGACCCACCGCTGGCGAGGATTGTATCCTCGCCTCTTTCGTTCCGTTTCGGTGTATACAAAGTTTATGCCCAAGTTCCAGTTCGGTTAGAAAACCGCACCTACCCAGCATCCATTTGGTACGATCAACGCCCGAGTAAACTACTGCTTTTGAGATACCGATAGAGGTCGCTATCCGTTGTCAGGATGAGTTTCGTACTCTCACCTACCGTCTTTCGATACGTCTCCAAGGTTTGAATAAAGGCGAAAAACTCTGGATCCTGACCGTGTGCCTCCGCATAGATTTGGATGGCTTGTGCGTCTGCGTCTCCCTTAATCTGCTCCGCTTCCTTATAGGCTTCAGATTGAATCCGCTCTAACTCTTTCTGTTTCTGCCCCATGATGTCAGCGGCTTCACCCGCACCCTCCGATTTGTACTTCTCAGAGATACGTTGACGCTCCGAAATCATTTGGTCAAAGACTTTCGTTCGGACCTCGTCCACATAGTTAATCCGTTTTATCTGAACATCAACGAGTTCAATGCCGAATTGCGGAACGGTCTCTTGTACCTTCTCAAGGATCATGCGTGTAATCCGTTCCCTGCCAATCTGAATTTCCTCCAAAGGTTCACCCGTCTGTCCCTCCTCACC
This genomic window from Candidatus Poribacteria bacterium contains:
- a CDS encoding Gfo/Idh/MocA family oxidoreductase, translating into MKKMKIGIIGCGTISGAYFEGSRKTDILEIKACADLRMEAAQTQAERYNCHACTVDELLVDSEIELVVNLTIPRAHVDVGLQVLEAGKHVYSEKPLGVDIESGKQLIDTAAEKGLRVGSAPDTFLGAGIQTSRQALDAGKIGRPIAGSAFMCGHGPEGWHPNPAFFYDIGGGPMLDMGPYYVTALVNILGPVKRVAAITTKGFEERIATSQALNGMRIPVNITTHLTGVMEFENGTIVTTIMSFDMWRQSLPCIEIYGETGSMTVPDPNGFGGPVNVCPAGGDWEEQEIHFPNNARMIGVIDMVSAIRSGRTHRANGALAYHVLEVMLAFDKSSETGEHVIIKSTTERPNPVPLGLKEWEID
- the hflC gene encoding protease modulator HflC; the protein is MKSKIVLIPLIVVIVLVLLVVSGVFYTVYEGEQVIITEFGRPVGQPIVTAGLKIKTPFIQQVHRFEKRVLEWDGSPNQIPTKDKRFIWLDTTARWRITDALKFYQALGTEQFAQSRLDDIIDSAARDLVTAQLLIEVVRDSNRVLTLDLEVLEGEEGQTGEPLEEIQIGRERITRMILEKVQETVPQFGIELVDVQIKRINYVDEVRTKVFDQMISERQRISEKYKSEGAGEAADIMGQKQKELERIQSEAYKEAEQIKGDADAQAIQIYAEAHGQDPEFFAFIQTLETYRKTVGESTKLILTTDSDLYRYLKSSSLLGR